In a single window of the Mesoplodon densirostris isolate mMesDen1 chromosome 16, mMesDen1 primary haplotype, whole genome shotgun sequence genome:
- the LOC132475999 gene encoding LOW QUALITY PROTEIN: serine/arginine-rich splicing factor 10-like (The sequence of the model RefSeq protein was modified relative to this genomic sequence to represent the inferred CDS: deleted 1 base in 1 codon; substituted 1 base at 1 genomic stop codon) has product MSRYLRPPNTSLFVRNVADDTRSEDLRREFGRYGPIVDVYVPLDFYTRPPRGFAYVQFEDVRDAEDALHNLDRKWICGRQIEIQFAQGDRKTPNQMKAKEGRNVYSSSRYDDYDRYRRSRSXSYERRRSRSRSFDYNYRRSYSPRNSRPTGRPRRSRSHSDNDRFKHRNRSFSRSKSNSRSRSKSQPKKEMKAKSCSRSASHTKTRGTSKTDSKTHYKSGSRYEKESRKKEPPRSKSQSRSQSRSRSKSRSRSWTSPKSSGH; this is encoded by the exons ATGTCCCGGTACCTGCGT CCCCCCAACACGTCTCTCTTCGTAAGGAACGTGGCGGACGATACCAGGTCTGAAGATTTACGACGCGAATTCGGTCGTTATGGTCCTATAGTTGATGTGTATGTTCCACTTGATTTCTACACTCGCCCTCCAAGAGGATTTGCATATGTTCAATTTGAGGATGTTCGTGATGCAGAAGATGCTTTACATAATTTGGACAGAAAATGGATTTGTGGACGCCAGATTGAAATACAGTTTGCACAGGGGGATCGAAAGACTCCAAATCAGATGAAAGCCAAGGAAGGGAGAAATGTGTATAGTTCTTCACGCTATGATGATTATGACAGATATAGACGTTCTAGAAGCTGAAGTTATGAAAGAAGGAGATCAAGAAGTCGTTCCTTTGATTACAACTACAGAAGATCTTATAGTCCTAGAAACAGTAGACCGACTGGAAGACCACGGCGTAGCAGAAGCCATTCCGACAATGATAGATTCAAACACCGAAATCGATCTTTTTCAAGATCTAAATCCAATTCAAGATCACGGTCCAAGTCCCAGcccaagaaagaaatgaaggctaAATCATGTTCTAGGTCTGCATCTCACACCAAAACTAGAGGCACCTCTAAAACAGATTCCAAAACACATTATAAGTCTGGCTCAAGATATGAAAAGGAATCAAGGAAAAAAGAACCACCTAGATCCAAATCTCAGTCAAGATCACAGTCTAGGTCTAGGTCAAAATCTAGATCAAGGTCTTGGACTAGTCCTAAGTCCAGTGGCCACTGA